Proteins found in one Micromonospora sp. WMMD1082 genomic segment:
- a CDS encoding CU044_5270 family protein yields the protein MNQHPNRPDSYEPAELARLLPGPTERDLPGDRHQQLQEFVMSHIQQDLRPDAKAPRRATKPRLAVLAAGLTAVVAGAVAVVAVGNGGLGGAETTPAVAYEQTGRDILLVAATTAAARTSGDSGTYWHVTTDSTDESGGPFRTESWTARDGRAWHRSTENGAVEGGTVAPLRVGRVIEADIAQLEQLPTDPAALTRWIADAVARSGVDQDAELRDHLVFDGLLALVSVLPSPAAVRSAAFRALSEYPNIENAGPAGGGQAVLVTYSQRAVAKLIVHPETSQLLEQAFYESADAAKGDGPGGPGSHKITTEWTDTLPG from the coding sequence ATGAACCAGCACCCGAACCGGCCTGACTCGTACGAGCCAGCGGAGTTGGCCCGGCTGTTGCCCGGGCCCACCGAGCGGGATCTCCCGGGCGACCGTCACCAGCAGCTCCAGGAGTTCGTGATGAGTCACATCCAGCAAGACCTGCGGCCGGATGCTAAGGCACCGCGCCGCGCCACCAAGCCCCGGCTCGCCGTCCTGGCGGCAGGGCTGACGGCCGTCGTGGCCGGCGCCGTCGCCGTGGTGGCCGTCGGCAACGGCGGCCTCGGCGGCGCGGAGACCACGCCCGCCGTGGCGTACGAGCAGACGGGCCGGGACATCCTGCTGGTGGCGGCCACCACCGCCGCAGCTCGGACGTCCGGCGACTCCGGCACCTACTGGCACGTCACCACGGATTCGACGGACGAGTCGGGTGGCCCGTTCCGGACCGAGTCGTGGACCGCGCGGGACGGCCGGGCCTGGCACCGGAGCACGGAGAACGGGGCCGTCGAGGGCGGCACGGTCGCCCCGTTGCGGGTGGGCCGGGTGATCGAGGCCGACATCGCGCAGCTTGAGCAGCTGCCGACCGACCCGGCCGCGTTGACCAGGTGGATCGCCGACGCCGTGGCGCGCAGCGGCGTGGACCAGGACGCCGAGCTGCGTGACCATCTCGTCTTCGATGGTCTGCTGGCCCTGGTCTCCGTCCTGCCGTCCCCGGCGGCGGTGCGTTCGGCGGCGTTCCGGGCGCTCTCCGAGTACCCGAACATCGAGAACGCCGGTCCGGCCGGTGGCGGGCAGGCGGTGCTCGTCACCTACAGCCAGCGGGCGGTGGCGAAGCTGATCGTGCACCCGGAGACCTCCCAACTGCTGGAGCAGGCGTTCTACGAGTCGGCGGACGCGGCGAAGGGCGATGGCCCGGGTGGTCCCGGCTCCCACAAGATCACTACCGAGTGGACCGACACCCTGCCCGGCTGA
- a CDS encoding DUF3566 domain-containing protein, with translation MTETQAKSGNAGTSATPVDEEAAKSGAPAGRAAVGRATVPADAPAPKFTRAPGMAPPPDKPTDDQEADAAEEKDVADGSSPTDTAAAATATTAPAATAGKPPTPPPAAARPGQSSAGATGVRPTTSTAATGTQPRVTGVGPNPDVTRPAGLGRPANGGGLPPGIGTAAVGAARVGEAVRAARTSVSSAASRGPRRARLNLKRIDPWSVMKFAFAVSVVLFIVIVVATSVLYLALDAMGVFASVNDSLGDLVNAGGGQSTNGFQITARGVIFSSALIGLVNVVLFTALATLGAFVYNVCADLVGGIELTLAERD, from the coding sequence ATGACGGAGACACAGGCGAAGTCGGGGAACGCGGGGACCTCGGCCACCCCGGTCGACGAGGAGGCCGCGAAGAGCGGCGCGCCAGCCGGTCGCGCGGCCGTGGGTCGGGCCACCGTCCCCGCCGACGCGCCTGCGCCGAAGTTCACCCGGGCTCCCGGTATGGCTCCGCCGCCCGACAAGCCCACAGACGACCAGGAGGCCGACGCCGCCGAGGAGAAGGACGTCGCCGACGGCAGTAGTCCCACAGACACCGCCGCTGCTGCCACTGCCACTACCGCTCCCGCCGCCACCGCCGGTAAGCCGCCGACCCCTCCGCCGGCCGCCGCCCGCCCGGGCCAGTCCTCGGCGGGCGCCACCGGGGTTCGGCCGACGACCAGCACCGCTGCGACCGGCACCCAGCCACGGGTGACCGGGGTCGGCCCGAATCCGGACGTCACCCGGCCGGCCGGGCTGGGTCGCCCGGCGAACGGTGGCGGGTTGCCGCCGGGGATCGGTACGGCGGCGGTGGGCGCCGCGCGGGTGGGTGAGGCGGTACGCGCCGCGCGTACCTCGGTCAGCTCGGCCGCCTCGCGCGGGCCGCGGCGGGCCCGGCTGAACCTGAAGCGGATCGACCCCTGGTCGGTGATGAAGTTCGCGTTCGCCGTTTCGGTGGTGTTGTTCATCGTCATCGTGGTCGCGACCTCGGTGCTGTACCTGGCGTTGGACGCGATGGGCGTGTTCGCCAGCGTGAACGACAGCCTGGGAGACCTGGTCAACGCCGGCGGTGGGCAGAGCACCAACGGCTTCCAGATCACCGCACGCGGGGTGATCTTCAGTTCGGCGCTGATCGGCCTGGTCAACGTCGTGCTGTTCACCGCGCTCGCCACGCTCGGCGCCTTCGTCTACAACGTCTGCGCCGATCTGGTGGGTGGCATCGAGCTGACCCTCGCCGAGCGCGACTGA
- a CDS encoding L-threonylcarbamoyladenylate synthase, which yields MPADGDLAEAASVLRTGGLVAFPTETVYGLGANAVDARAAARIFEAKQRPSFDPLITHLADAADLAPLVGSVPPAVAALAARFWPGPLTLIVDRPARIPPIVTSGLDTMAVRVPDNEHARRLIAAAGVPMAAPSANRFGQLSPTRAEHVVAGLGAAVDVVLDGGPTRCGIESTIVDARGERPVVLRLGALPVEELEKVIGPVTVRPGSSGQPVAPGTLAAHYAPRTPLRLVSAAMPAETGGAGRRGYLAFRDRPDGDWAAVEVLSAAGDLTAAAARLFDALHRLDAAGVTEIVAEPVPETGVGRAINDRLRRAAATWHPAG from the coding sequence CTGCCCGCCGACGGCGATCTCGCCGAGGCCGCCTCCGTGCTGCGTACCGGCGGGTTGGTGGCCTTTCCCACCGAGACCGTCTACGGCCTGGGCGCGAACGCGGTGGACGCGCGGGCGGCGGCCCGGATCTTCGAGGCGAAGCAGCGACCGAGCTTCGATCCGCTGATCACCCACCTCGCCGACGCGGCCGACCTGGCACCGCTGGTGGGGTCGGTACCGCCGGCGGTGGCGGCGCTGGCCGCCCGGTTCTGGCCGGGGCCGCTGACGCTGATCGTGGACCGGCCGGCCCGGATCCCGCCGATCGTCACCTCCGGGCTGGACACCATGGCGGTCCGGGTACCGGACAACGAGCATGCCCGTCGGTTGATCGCCGCTGCGGGGGTGCCGATGGCCGCGCCGAGCGCCAACCGCTTCGGCCAGCTCAGCCCCACCCGGGCCGAGCACGTGGTCGCCGGCCTGGGCGCCGCCGTGGACGTGGTGCTCGACGGCGGGCCGACCCGCTGTGGCATCGAGTCCACGATCGTGGACGCCCGGGGCGAGCGTCCGGTGGTGCTGCGGCTCGGCGCGCTGCCGGTCGAGGAGTTGGAGAAGGTCATCGGCCCGGTGACGGTCCGGCCGGGCAGTTCGGGGCAGCCGGTGGCGCCGGGCACGCTGGCCGCGCACTACGCCCCGCGTACGCCGTTGCGGCTGGTGTCCGCCGCGATGCCGGCGGAGACCGGCGGTGCGGGCCGGCGCGGCTACCTGGCGTTCCGGGATCGGCCGGACGGCGACTGGGCGGCGGTGGAGGTGCTCTCCGCCGCCGGTGACCTGACCGCGGCCGCGGCCCGGCTCTTCGACGCGTTGCACCGGCTGGACGCGGCGGGGGTGACGGAGATCGTCGCGGAGCCGGTGCCGGAGACGGGGGTCGGACGGGCGATCAACGACCGGCTCCGGCGTGCCGCCGCCACCTGGCATCCCGCCGGCTGA
- a CDS encoding type II toxin-antitoxin system prevent-host-death family antitoxin, translating to MERIGVRELNQNTSQVLARVSGGETVEITDRGHPIARLVPVGDDRSILAKLVAAGRAVAPTGGGPVPLPPKLGDESVDVAASLAAMRDEERW from the coding sequence ATGGAACGCATCGGTGTCCGGGAGCTGAACCAGAACACGAGCCAGGTGTTGGCTCGGGTGAGTGGCGGGGAGACCGTCGAGATCACCGATCGTGGACACCCGATCGCCCGACTTGTTCCGGTAGGCGACGACAGGTCGATTCTGGCCAAGCTGGTAGCGGCAGGGCGGGCCGTCGCCCCCACCGGTGGGGGCCCTGTTCCACTCCCACCGAAGCTCGGTGACGAGAGTGTGGACGTGGCCGCCTCGCTTGCTGCGATGCGTGACGAGGAGCGCTGGTGA
- a CDS encoding DLW-39 family protein translates to MFKKLLILVGVVGVAAVVAKKIKEANDERALWHEATTSPDLR, encoded by the coding sequence ATGTTCAAGAAGCTGTTGATCTTGGTTGGTGTCGTCGGCGTGGCCGCCGTGGTGGCCAAGAAGATCAAGGAAGCCAACGACGAGCGCGCCCTCTGGCACGAGGCGACCACCTCGCCGGATCTGCGCTGA
- a CDS encoding type II toxin-antitoxin system VapC family toxin, producing the protein MIYLDSAAVVKLVRQEACSADLVSWLNKHDDVPLVSSALVEVEVPRALRRSAPQALIGVPAAVGRLFRLEIDSTIRATAAAFAEPTLRSLDAIHLATAQVLTNESGTALTAFVTYDRRLLDCAKEAGLPVASPGQN; encoded by the coding sequence GTGATCTATCTCGATTCCGCCGCCGTCGTCAAGCTGGTGCGGCAGGAAGCATGCAGCGCCGACCTTGTCTCCTGGCTCAACAAGCACGACGACGTGCCGCTGGTCTCCTCCGCGCTCGTCGAGGTGGAAGTACCCAGAGCGCTGCGCCGATCAGCTCCGCAGGCGTTGATCGGAGTGCCGGCTGCTGTCGGACGGCTGTTCCGATTGGAGATCGACAGCACGATCCGTGCAACCGCAGCCGCGTTCGCCGAGCCGACGCTCCGCAGCCTCGACGCCATCCACCTGGCTACCGCCCAGGTGCTGACCAACGAGTCCGGCACGGCACTCACCGCCTTCGTCACCTACGACCGGCGGCTGCTCGATTGCGCCAAGGAAGCAGGACTACCCGTAGCAAGCCCCGGCCAGAACTGA
- a CDS encoding FtsX-like permease family protein, which translates to MSRNGGLPARRAVVRWAWRLFRREWRQQIAVLTLLTVAVTAAVVGVSAGYHLTPPSTARFGDASQRFTLYADDDRSPDPQIAQAREWFGTIDVIGHRYLPAPTSADTVELRAQDPHGPYSGPMLRLLTGRYPTAAGEAALTDEIAADLRVRVGDVLTLDGRTWTVVGLVENPGDLRAEFILVAPAQPEPSAAITVLTAADPARFAEYRAQHGQPVYELRPTHEWVEAAAGVFSVFAVSMLLICLIATAGFAVIAHRRLRQLGLLAAVGATPRHLRLVLLAHGAAVGAAASAVGTVAGVLMWFAVTPRFETAAGHRIDRLDLPWWQIVAVVLLTLLTATAAAWWPARTAARVPITRALSSRPPRPKRARRSAVAAVVLLVLGVGSLRLAQRNNAAGDNELEIADLALVVAGTLAIGFALLFVAPLAVRVLAAVGARLPVAARLALRDLARHQARSSAALAAISVALAIPTGIVLAANVVEQTTAESNLSDRQLLIWIDVPGLRVPDRTPDQLTAIEAQVRQYTATLANPTVIPLAVAIDPIEIPRADADGGRTGRLPVDVGPQTDPGSGARQAPLVATPEILRYYGVDPASIGGTTDVLTTQPGSDLLLRAESGETARSFPQATTQRLPTPQFESLPKTLLTPAALYRNNWQPVRTGWLVETPQPLTAEQLTGARELALDAGLVVEDRDKSAGLLALRAIATTAGAVLALAILAMTVGLIRAEAAADLRTLTATGATGRIRRRLTSATAGGLALLGGILGIGAAYTVIVAGSSRDQFNELARVPLVELLVIAVGVPLVAAALGWLFAGREPRSLVRARLE; encoded by the coding sequence GTGAGCCGTAACGGCGGCCTGCCGGCCCGGCGCGCGGTGGTCCGCTGGGCGTGGCGGCTGTTCCGTCGCGAGTGGCGCCAGCAGATCGCGGTGCTGACGCTCCTGACCGTCGCCGTCACGGCAGCCGTCGTGGGCGTGTCGGCCGGCTACCACCTGACACCGCCAAGCACCGCCAGGTTCGGCGACGCCAGCCAGCGGTTCACGTTGTACGCCGACGACGATCGGTCACCGGATCCACAGATCGCGCAGGCACGCGAGTGGTTCGGCACGATCGACGTGATCGGGCACCGGTACCTGCCGGCCCCGACTTCGGCGGACACCGTCGAGCTGCGGGCGCAGGATCCGCACGGGCCGTACAGCGGGCCGATGCTAAGGCTGCTGACGGGTCGCTATCCGACCGCGGCCGGCGAGGCGGCGCTCACCGACGAGATAGCGGCAGACCTGCGGGTACGCGTCGGCGACGTGCTGACGCTCGACGGGCGCACCTGGACCGTGGTCGGCCTGGTCGAGAACCCCGGCGATCTGCGCGCGGAGTTCATCCTCGTCGCGCCGGCACAGCCCGAACCGTCGGCGGCGATTACGGTGCTCACCGCCGCCGATCCGGCACGGTTCGCGGAGTACCGCGCGCAGCACGGCCAGCCCGTGTACGAGCTGCGCCCCACGCACGAGTGGGTCGAGGCCGCCGCCGGTGTGTTCAGCGTCTTCGCGGTGAGCATGCTGCTCATCTGCCTCATCGCGACGGCCGGCTTCGCCGTCATCGCGCACCGTCGGCTGCGCCAGCTCGGCCTGCTCGCCGCAGTCGGGGCGACTCCACGACACCTCCGTCTCGTGCTGCTGGCCCACGGTGCCGCGGTCGGTGCCGCGGCGTCGGCGGTCGGCACTGTCGCAGGCGTGCTGATGTGGTTCGCCGTGACGCCACGGTTCGAAACGGCGGCGGGACACCGCATCGACCGGCTGGACCTACCGTGGTGGCAGATCGTCGCCGTCGTACTGCTGACTCTCCTGACGGCGACCGCCGCGGCCTGGTGGCCGGCGCGCACCGCTGCCCGGGTACCGATAACACGTGCGCTGTCCTCGCGCCCGCCACGGCCCAAGCGGGCCCGCCGCTCGGCGGTGGCCGCCGTTGTGCTTCTCGTGCTGGGCGTCGGGTCGCTGCGGCTCGCCCAACGCAACAACGCGGCGGGTGACAACGAGTTGGAAATCGCCGATCTGGCGCTGGTCGTCGCTGGCACGCTGGCGATCGGATTCGCACTTCTGTTCGTCGCCCCGCTCGCGGTCCGGGTGCTCGCCGCCGTCGGCGCCCGGCTCCCGGTCGCTGCCCGACTAGCCTTACGTGACCTCGCCCGCCATCAGGCCCGGTCGAGCGCCGCGCTGGCCGCGATCAGCGTGGCGCTCGCGATCCCGACCGGGATCGTGCTCGCGGCGAACGTCGTCGAGCAGACCACCGCCGAGAGCAACCTCTCCGACCGCCAGCTTCTCATCTGGATCGACGTCCCCGGCCTACGCGTTCCCGACCGCACACCGGATCAGCTGACCGCGATCGAGGCCCAGGTCAGGCAGTACACTGCCACGCTCGCCAACCCCACCGTCATCCCCCTCGCAGTCGCGATAGACCCAATCGAGATTCCGCGGGCCGATGCGGACGGCGGACGGACCGGGCGGCTGCCGGTCGATGTCGGCCCGCAGACCGACCCGGGCTCCGGTGCGCGGCAGGCACCGTTGGTCGCCACACCTGAGATCCTGCGGTACTACGGCGTCGATCCCGCCAGCATCGGAGGAACAACGGACGTGCTGACCACGCAGCCCGGCTCGGACCTGTTGCTGCGTGCCGAGTCTGGCGAGACCGCGCGGTCCTTTCCCCAGGCGACCACCCAGCGGCTGCCGACCCCGCAGTTCGAGTCGCTTCCGAAGACGCTCCTCACACCGGCGGCGCTGTACCGCAACAACTGGCAACCAGTGCGGACCGGCTGGCTGGTCGAGACCCCCCAACCGTTGACCGCGGAGCAGCTCACCGGAGCACGGGAACTCGCGCTCGACGCGGGACTGGTCGTCGAGGACCGCGACAAGAGCGCTGGACTCCTGGCACTGCGCGCAATCGCGACAACGGCCGGAGCCGTACTCGCGCTCGCGATCCTTGCCATGACCGTCGGGCTGATCCGGGCCGAGGCGGCAGCCGACCTGCGCACGCTTACCGCAACGGGCGCGACGGGTCGCATCCGGCGCAGGCTCACCTCGGCAACGGCTGGCGGGCTCGCACTGCTGGGCGGGATCCTGGGCATCGGTGCCGCGTACACCGTCATCGTGGCAGGCTCATCCCGCGACCAGTTCAACGAGCTGGCGCGCGTGCCGCTCGTGGAACTGCTCGTGATCGCTGTCGGCGTCCCGTTGGTCGCCGCAGCTCTCGGCTGGCTGTTCGCCGGACGTGAGCCGCGATCCCTGGTACGAGCACGGCTGGAGTGA
- a CDS encoding site-specific integrase, with protein MLTGDRLESLFVLALATGLRRAELLGLRWSDVDLQGKALFVRQTLQRTDHGLVFVPPKTHRSARPLPLSALVVWPLEAQRVRQAKERLAAGEVWSDLGLVFASTIGTAMEPRNVNRRFEQLRAAAGLDWLHLHDLRHAFATRSCSIRARSCGR; from the coding sequence GTGTTGACCGGGGACCGGCTGGAATCGCTGTTCGTCCTGGCGCTGGCGACCGGGCTGCGGCGGGCTGAGCTGCTGGGCCTGCGGTGGTCGGATGTCGACCTGCAGGGGAAGGCGCTGTTCGTTCGGCAGACGCTCCAGCGAACGGATCACGGGTTGGTGTTCGTGCCACCGAAGACGCACCGATCGGCCCGTCCGCTGCCGCTGTCGGCTCTGGTCGTCTGGCCGTTGGAGGCACAGCGCGTGCGTCAGGCCAAGGAACGGCTCGCGGCCGGGGAGGTGTGGTCCGATCTGGGCCTGGTCTTCGCCAGCACCATCGGCACCGCGATGGAGCCACGGAACGTCAACCGGCGCTTCGAGCAGCTCCGCGCGGCGGCCGGGCTGGACTGGCTGCACCTGCACGACCTGCGGCACGCCTTCGCCACGCGTTCCTGCTCGATCAGGGCGAGGAGCTGCGGACGGTGA
- a CDS encoding helix-turn-helix transcriptional regulator, with the protein MSDFHDWDDIRAELHDGDDDALDVERARAEAWVSAFHLAEERKRLGLTQRQVAELMGVTPGRVSQIENGDLEANEVATLGRYARALGARMRIIFDYGSDLRQIA; encoded by the coding sequence ATGAGCGACTTCCACGACTGGGACGACATCCGCGCGGAGTTGCACGATGGGGATGACGATGCGCTCGATGTGGAACGTGCTCGTGCCGAGGCGTGGGTTAGCGCGTTTCACCTCGCCGAGGAGCGTAAGCGTCTCGGTCTCACCCAGCGGCAGGTGGCCGAGCTGATGGGGGTTACGCCCGGCCGGGTGAGTCAGATCGAGAACGGCGATCTGGAGGCCAACGAGGTAGCGACCCTCGGCCGGTATGCACGAGCGCTGGGTGCCCGGATGCGGATCATCTTCGACTACGGCAGCGATCTCCGTCAGATCGCCTGA
- a CDS encoding ABC transporter ATP-binding protein translates to MSAAVELRQVSKVHGSGPTEVHALREVDLSVRAGELVAVMGPSGSGKSTLLTIAGTLEEPTSGDVVIAGHELARLSRHDRARLRRQSIGYVFQNYNLLAGLTAVENVALPLELDGVKVRVARAAAMEVLAKLGLTERATRYPDELSGGESQRVAIARAVVGERRLLLADEPTGALDSLSGETVMRMLRLASHDGVAGVVVTHDAQMASWADRVVFLRDGRVVDQTVPSRGPESLLAPGANP, encoded by the coding sequence ATGAGTGCGGCCGTCGAACTGCGCCAGGTATCCAAGGTCCACGGATCGGGCCCCACCGAGGTCCACGCGCTGCGCGAGGTCGACCTGTCCGTTCGGGCCGGCGAGCTGGTGGCGGTGATGGGCCCGAGCGGCTCAGGCAAGAGCACGCTGCTCACGATCGCCGGAACGCTGGAGGAACCGACAAGCGGCGACGTCGTCATCGCCGGTCACGAGTTGGCGCGCCTGTCCCGCCACGACCGCGCGCGGCTGCGGCGGCAGTCCATCGGGTACGTCTTCCAGAACTACAACCTCCTCGCCGGGCTGACCGCCGTCGAGAACGTGGCGCTTCCGCTGGAGCTGGACGGCGTGAAGGTCAGGGTTGCCCGGGCAGCCGCGATGGAGGTACTCGCAAAGCTCGGCCTGACCGAGCGGGCCACCCGCTACCCGGACGAGCTGTCCGGCGGCGAGAGCCAACGGGTGGCGATCGCGCGGGCCGTCGTCGGTGAACGGCGGCTGCTGCTGGCGGACGAACCCACCGGCGCGCTCGACTCGTTGAGCGGCGAGACGGTGATGCGCATGCTCCGCCTGGCCAGCCACGATGGCGTGGCCGGCGTGGTGGTGACCCACGACGCCCAGATGGCTTCCTGGGCCGACCGCGTGGTGTTCCTGCGGGACGGCCGGGTGGTCGACCAGACGGTACCGAGCCGTGGCCCGGAATCCCTCCTGGCACCGGGAGCGAACCCGTGA
- a CDS encoding TetR/AcrR family transcriptional regulator, which produces MASSETETRPSEARLRLLTTASKIFYAEGIHSVGVDRIIAEAKVTRATFYRHFPGKEQLVLAYLQVADHAIRDQVNEAVAAGLPATETVRAVAAGIAQSIQSPGFRGCAFLNAVAEYPDPDHPVHEAVLAHRQWFLDTINALMARIQEAEAEAAAQHFVMLRDGAMAAGCLFDPALICETFLRGVDGLVQTQAARQPS; this is translated from the coding sequence ATGGCCTCCAGCGAAACCGAGACCCGGCCGTCCGAGGCACGACTGCGACTGCTCACCACGGCGAGCAAGATCTTCTACGCGGAGGGAATCCATTCGGTCGGCGTCGACCGGATCATCGCCGAGGCGAAGGTGACCCGGGCCACGTTCTACCGGCACTTCCCCGGCAAGGAACAGCTCGTCCTCGCCTATCTGCAGGTAGCCGACCACGCCATCCGCGACCAGGTAAACGAAGCCGTCGCCGCCGGCCTACCGGCAACGGAGACCGTCCGGGCCGTCGCCGCGGGGATCGCCCAGAGCATCCAGTCCCCCGGCTTCCGCGGATGCGCCTTCTTGAACGCCGTGGCCGAGTATCCCGACCCCGACCACCCCGTGCACGAGGCCGTACTCGCCCATCGGCAGTGGTTCCTCGACACGATCAACGCCCTGATGGCGCGCATCCAAGAGGCCGAAGCCGAGGCCGCCGCGCAACACTTCGTCATGCTCCGCGACGGCGCCATGGCGGCCGGTTGCCTCTTCGACCCGGCACTGATCTGCGAGACCTTCCTGCGCGGCGTCGACGGACTCGTCCAGACCCAGGCCGCCCGCCAGCCATCCTGA
- a CDS encoding RNA polymerase sigma factor, producing the protein MNPRARIRAGDPEAFRELFDEHARSVYNHAFRLTGNWSVAEDVVSLTFLEAWRLRDRVDGGSERGSLRPWLLGIATNVARNVRRAARRHDDALARLPRADAVAPDFAEEATGRIDNRRRLAVVRAALAALRGPEREVLALCVWAGLDYAEAAEALGVPVGTVRSRLSRARRKLEKLVADGKLGPVAQIREPRTGHGQVDGDRGPAVLFAQETPR; encoded by the coding sequence ATGAATCCGCGAGCCAGGATCCGGGCCGGTGATCCGGAGGCGTTCCGAGAGCTGTTCGACGAACATGCCCGCTCGGTCTACAACCACGCCTTCCGGTTGACCGGGAACTGGTCGGTGGCAGAGGACGTGGTGTCACTGACCTTCCTGGAGGCGTGGCGGCTACGCGACCGCGTCGACGGCGGCAGCGAGCGGGGTTCACTGCGCCCGTGGCTGCTCGGGATCGCCACGAACGTCGCCCGCAACGTACGCCGGGCCGCCCGCCGCCACGACGACGCGCTGGCCCGGCTGCCGAGAGCGGATGCCGTCGCGCCGGACTTCGCCGAGGAGGCCACCGGCCGGATCGACAATCGGCGGCGGCTCGCCGTGGTGCGGGCGGCGCTGGCCGCCCTGCGCGGGCCGGAACGCGAGGTGCTGGCGCTCTGCGTGTGGGCCGGCCTCGACTACGCCGAGGCGGCGGAGGCGCTCGGCGTCCCCGTCGGCACGGTGCGTTCCCGGCTCTCCCGGGCGCGCCGCAAGCTCGAGAAGCTCGTCGCCGACGGAAAACTCGGCCCGGTCGCGCAGATCCGGGAACCGCGTACCGGCCACGGACAGGTAGATGGTGACCGCGGACCCGCGGTCCTGTTCGCTCAGGAGACCCCGCGATGA
- a CDS encoding alpha/beta fold hydrolase: protein MLFAPVSTELSFAHGGNTLAGDLVRPPWPGPHPAVVFVEGSGPGGRDLGSWPTRLAAAGFASLAYDKPGSGASTGDWTRQTLADRARETMAAVRAVRHRDDIRPDAVALVGGSQGGWVAPLAAALDDTIAAVVTVSGPGVGVLAQEEHRLRHQLPAEGFTDADAEQAVALLRDQIRRIRAGDNPVRVHAAQARWRTAGWYPLLAGTTPESIAFLAGIADHDPTQALAALRCPLLAVFGADDVLVPVAESVRAITGILRDAGHGDHQIVVFPHADHGIRVPAGDGPATLSHGRYTAGVRAPGFDEMLVTWLQRRLDMA from the coding sequence GTGCTCTTCGCGCCGGTGTCCACGGAACTGTCCTTCGCACACGGCGGAAACACGCTGGCCGGTGACCTCGTCCGACCGCCGTGGCCGGGCCCCCACCCGGCGGTGGTCTTCGTGGAAGGATCCGGACCAGGCGGGCGCGACCTGGGCTCGTGGCCCACCCGACTCGCCGCCGCCGGCTTCGCCAGCCTCGCCTACGACAAGCCCGGCTCCGGTGCCTCCACCGGCGACTGGACCCGTCAGACCCTCGCCGACCGGGCGCGGGAGACCATGGCGGCGGTCCGTGCGGTACGCCACCGCGACGACATCCGGCCCGACGCAGTCGCGCTGGTCGGCGGCAGCCAGGGCGGCTGGGTGGCCCCGCTGGCCGCTGCGCTGGACGACACGATCGCGGCGGTGGTCACGGTGTCCGGTCCGGGCGTGGGGGTGCTCGCCCAGGAGGAACACCGCCTCCGTCACCAGCTACCCGCCGAGGGCTTCACCGACGCGGATGCCGAGCAGGCGGTGGCGCTGCTCCGCGACCAGATCCGGCGGATCCGCGCGGGCGACAACCCGGTACGCGTACACGCCGCGCAGGCGCGGTGGCGGACGGCCGGGTGGTATCCGCTGCTCGCCGGGACCACGCCCGAGTCAATCGCGTTCCTGGCGGGGATCGCGGACCACGACCCGACCCAGGCGCTCGCGGCGCTCCGCTGCCCGCTGCTGGCCGTCTTCGGCGCCGACGACGTGCTCGTCCCGGTGGCGGAGAGCGTGCGCGCCATCACCGGCATCCTGCGCGACGCCGGCCACGGAGACCATCAGATCGTCGTCTTTCCCCATGCCGACCACGGCATCCGCGTGCCTGCCGGCGACGGACCGGCCACACTGAGCCACGGCCGCTATACGGCGGGCGTCCGGGCCCCGGGCTTCGACGAGATGCTCGTCACCTGGCTACAGCGCCGACTCGACATGGCGTGA
- a CDS encoding helix-turn-helix transcriptional regulator: MSIRHALLALLSEGPKYGLQLRQEFESRTGEVWPLNVGQVYTTLQRLERDGLVESEGSGGPQNVFTITPTGSDELNGWLRTPPDVIPPPRDELVIKVLVAMRVPGVDLPELLQGHRRHLVQAMQEYTHLKSEIAEDEVELSLVVDSELFRIEAIVRWLDTTDARLKRLPARTASKDTTSAPRLGRRIAGVRR; the protein is encoded by the coding sequence ATGAGTATCCGGCACGCCCTGTTGGCCCTGCTCAGCGAGGGCCCCAAGTACGGCCTTCAGCTGAGGCAGGAGTTCGAGTCCAGAACTGGGGAGGTATGGCCGCTCAACGTCGGGCAGGTCTACACCACTCTTCAGCGCCTGGAGCGCGACGGCCTCGTCGAGTCGGAGGGCTCCGGCGGGCCCCAGAACGTCTTCACGATCACGCCGACCGGCTCCGACGAGCTGAACGGGTGGCTGCGCACACCACCGGACGTGATTCCACCACCGCGCGACGAACTCGTCATCAAGGTGCTCGTAGCGATGCGGGTACCCGGTGTGGATCTGCCCGAGCTGCTCCAGGGGCACCGACGGCACCTCGTGCAGGCGATGCAGGAGTACACCCATCTGAAGTCCGAGATCGCCGAGGATGAGGTGGAGCTGTCGCTCGTCGTGGATTCGGAGCTGTTCCGGATAGAAGCGATCGTCCGGTGGCTCGACACCACAGACGCCCGGCTCAAGCGCCTACCGGCCCGCACCGCGAGCAAGGACACCACCTCCGCGCCCCGCCTCGGTCGCAGGATCGCGGGGGTACGGCGATGA